A single window of Mycolicibacterium madagascariense DNA harbors:
- a CDS encoding hemophore, which produces MKTTTSALRRCLGSVFAASAVGGVVVAALTIPGTPSADAAADPCAASSIAHTIGSVAVSSANYLDAHPETDNTLTAISQQQTGPQSLTELKAYFDANPQVAKDMQTLQQPLMNLSARCKLPLTLPQAMGLLQGAQSQGAALPAGALSAAQQVGAPATALPVQSAPATGTGPLPGPTSR; this is translated from the coding sequence ATGAAGACGACCACCTCCGCCCTCCGGCGGTGCCTGGGCAGCGTGTTCGCTGCATCTGCCGTCGGCGGTGTGGTCGTCGCTGCCCTGACCATTCCGGGAACGCCCTCGGCCGACGCCGCCGCCGACCCCTGCGCGGCCAGCTCGATCGCCCACACGATCGGTTCGGTGGCCGTCTCGTCGGCCAACTACCTCGATGCGCACCCCGAGACCGACAACACGCTGACGGCGATCTCCCAGCAGCAGACCGGCCCGCAGAGCCTCACCGAACTGAAGGCCTACTTCGACGCCAACCCGCAGGTGGCCAAGGACATGCAGACGCTGCAGCAACCGCTGATGAACCTCTCGGCGCGGTGCAAGCTGCCGTTGACGCTGCCCCAGGCGATGGGTCTGCTCCAGGGCGCGCAGTCCCAGGGCGCGGCCCTGCCCGCGGGTGCGCTCTCGGCGGCCCAGCAGGTCGGCGCGCCGGCGACGGCGCTGCCCGTGCAGTCCGCGCCCGCGACGGGCACCGGACCGCTACCGGGGCCGACGAGCCGATAG
- a CDS encoding MMPL family transporter, whose translation MLRLSSKLRRYRWVVFTAWLLLLVPSIYLALHESGNLTGGGFDVAGSQSLNVEHTVQNQYPDQGASPLALVAAPRGDASFGDMTATVAHLQSLAAEVPSVKVVANPRQPPPQPDRPYVLTLQTDFNSGSSDLAKQLRKKVGINGDKPGEFAGGKVKLYVIGQGALGAAASEATKHDVGQAEKWNLPIVMVVLLAVFGSLAAAAMPLVLGICTVVVTMGLVYLLSMVAQMSVFVTSTVSMFGIALAVDYSLFILMRFREELRSGREPAQAADAAMATSGLAVLLSGLTVIASVTGIYLIHTPVLASMATGAILAVAVAVLTSTTLIPAVLATVGKAASKRSSWLHVSRRPETTQSRFWTRWVGSVMRRQWLSAFGATIVLVVLAIPAFGMTLGNSLQRQFPPGHEIRGGISAAAQALGPGALGPIRVLVSFPNGDANGTENTAALDTLEQRMSQGPDVATVAPPVFATDNRSALLSAVLSIDPEDPAARQTVDWMRSNLPAAVRGAPVTVDVGGPTALLKDFDERVASTQPMVFAFVASIAFVMLLISIRSVFLALKGVLMTMLSVAAAYGSLVVVFKWGWLEALGFAPLQSLDSTIPPLVLAMTFGLSMDYEIFLLTRIRERFLQTNDTRDAVAYGVSTSARTITSAALIMIAVFVGFAFAGMPLVAQLGVACAVAIAVDATIVRLVLVPALMAMFAQWNWWLPGWLDRILPSVDFEKPLPKADIGDLVVIPEDISAMGPSGSDIRNVVKSAAKLKTLAPQTVTVADPLAFSGCLPLGGSLAAHVKGGDEPLATLRPGDTAKLNGTARSGRSAGRNGRNGAGGGRFEPRQPVHPVTMWRGRLAVALDALATAADPERQPVRRLSPMETTNVLLPTGDRLQIPTGAETLRLKCYLIMCRNSSKDYAEFADLVESMETHIAAVVLAEMDRYYSGERLGSQWVATQLVRRLADPHPSDDDEWSTAEAESDWAHVRQRCLSVAVAMLEEAR comes from the coding sequence ATGTTGCGGTTGAGCAGCAAGCTGCGCCGCTATCGCTGGGTCGTGTTCACGGCCTGGCTGCTGCTGCTGGTCCCGTCGATCTATCTGGCCCTGCACGAGTCCGGCAATCTCACCGGCGGCGGCTTCGACGTCGCGGGCTCGCAATCGCTGAACGTCGAGCACACCGTTCAGAACCAGTACCCCGACCAGGGCGCCTCACCCCTGGCCCTGGTCGCGGCTCCACGTGGAGACGCGTCGTTCGGCGACATGACCGCCACCGTCGCACACCTGCAGAGCCTCGCCGCCGAGGTGCCGAGCGTCAAGGTCGTTGCCAACCCCCGGCAACCACCGCCGCAACCCGACCGGCCCTACGTCCTGACCTTGCAGACCGACTTCAACAGCGGTAGCTCGGACCTGGCCAAGCAACTGCGCAAGAAGGTCGGGATCAACGGCGACAAGCCCGGCGAGTTCGCCGGCGGCAAGGTCAAGCTCTACGTCATCGGCCAAGGTGCGCTCGGCGCCGCGGCCAGCGAGGCCACCAAGCACGACGTCGGTCAGGCCGAGAAGTGGAACCTGCCGATCGTCATGGTCGTCCTGCTGGCGGTCTTCGGATCGCTCGCGGCCGCCGCGATGCCGCTGGTGCTCGGCATCTGCACCGTCGTGGTGACGATGGGTCTGGTCTACCTGCTGTCGATGGTCGCCCAGATGTCGGTGTTCGTGACGTCGACGGTGTCGATGTTCGGCATCGCGCTCGCGGTCGACTATTCGCTGTTCATCCTGATGCGCTTCCGCGAGGAGCTGCGATCGGGCCGCGAACCCGCGCAGGCCGCCGACGCCGCGATGGCGACGTCGGGGCTGGCCGTGCTGCTGTCGGGGCTGACCGTCATCGCCTCGGTCACCGGCATCTACCTCATCCACACGCCCGTCCTGGCGTCGATGGCGACGGGCGCGATCCTCGCGGTCGCGGTCGCGGTGCTGACGTCGACGACGCTGATCCCCGCGGTGCTGGCGACCGTCGGGAAGGCGGCGTCGAAGCGGTCGTCCTGGCTGCACGTCTCGCGTCGGCCCGAGACCACGCAGTCGCGGTTCTGGACCCGCTGGGTCGGCTCGGTGATGCGCCGTCAGTGGCTGTCGGCGTTCGGCGCGACCATCGTGCTCGTCGTGCTGGCGATCCCGGCGTTCGGCATGACGCTCGGCAACAGCCTGCAGCGACAGTTCCCGCCCGGCCACGAGATCCGCGGTGGGATCAGCGCGGCGGCGCAGGCGCTGGGACCCGGCGCGCTCGGTCCCATCCGCGTCCTGGTCAGCTTCCCGAACGGCGACGCCAACGGGACCGAGAACACCGCGGCGCTCGACACGCTCGAGCAACGCATGAGCCAGGGTCCCGACGTCGCGACCGTCGCACCTCCGGTGTTCGCCACCGACAACCGCAGCGCCCTGCTCTCGGCGGTGCTCTCGATCGACCCCGAGGACCCGGCCGCCCGGCAGACCGTCGACTGGATGCGCTCGAACCTGCCCGCTGCCGTCCGGGGGGCCCCGGTCACCGTCGACGTCGGCGGGCCCACCGCGCTGCTCAAGGACTTCGACGAGCGGGTGGCCAGCACCCAGCCCATGGTGTTCGCGTTCGTCGCCTCGATCGCGTTCGTCATGCTGCTGATCTCGATCCGGTCGGTGTTCCTGGCGCTCAAGGGCGTCCTCATGACGATGCTGTCCGTGGCGGCGGCGTACGGCAGCCTGGTCGTGGTGTTCAAGTGGGGGTGGTTGGAGGCCCTGGGCTTCGCGCCGCTGCAGTCGCTCGACAGCACGATCCCGCCGCTGGTGCTGGCCATGACCTTCGGCTTGTCGATGGACTACGAGATCTTCCTGCTGACGCGCATCCGCGAACGCTTCCTGCAGACCAACGACACCCGCGACGCCGTGGCCTACGGCGTCAGCACCAGCGCCCGCACCATCACCAGCGCGGCGCTCATCATGATCGCGGTGTTCGTCGGCTTCGCGTTTGCTGGCATGCCGCTGGTCGCCCAGCTGGGCGTGGCCTGCGCGGTCGCGATCGCCGTCGACGCCACGATCGTGCGGCTGGTGCTGGTGCCCGCCCTGATGGCCATGTTCGCCCAGTGGAACTGGTGGCTGCCCGGCTGGCTGGACCGCATCCTGCCGTCGGTGGACTTCGAGAAGCCGCTGCCCAAGGCCGACATCGGCGACCTGGTCGTCATCCCGGAGGACATCTCCGCGATGGGCCCGTCGGGCTCCGACATCCGCAACGTGGTGAAGTCGGCGGCCAAGCTCAAGACCCTGGCGCCGCAGACGGTCACGGTCGCCGATCCGCTGGCGTTCAGCGGCTGCCTTCCGCTCGGTGGTTCGCTCGCCGCCCACGTCAAGGGTGGGGACGAACCACTGGCGACCCTGCGCCCCGGCGACACGGCGAAGCTCAACGGCACCGCCCGATCCGGCAGGAGCGCCGGGCGCAACGGCCGCAACGGCGCTGGCGGCGGCCGGTTCGAGCCACGTCAGCCCGTGCATCCGGTGACGATGTGGCGCGGCAGGCTGGCGGTCGCCCTCGACGCGCTCGCCACCGCGGCCGACCCCGAGCGTCAGCCCGTGCGGCGCCTCAGCCCGATGGAGACGACGAACGTCCTGCTGCCGACCGGGGACCGGCTGCAGATCCCGACGGGCGCCGAAACGCTGCGGCTGAAGTGCTACCTGATCATGTGCCGCAACAGCTCCAAGGACTACGCCGAGTTTGCCGATCTCGTGGAGTCGATGGAGACTCACATCGCCGCGGTGGTGTTGGCCGAAATGGACCGGTACTACTCTGGGGAGCGATTGGGTAGCCAGTGGGTGGCGACGCAGCTCGTACGGCGGCTGGCGGACCCACACCCCTCGGATGACGACGAGTGGTCGACCGCCGAGGCGGAGTCCGATTGGGCGCACGTTCGGCAGCGCTGCCTTTCCGTGGCGGTCGCGATGTTGGAGGAGGCGAGGTGA
- a CDS encoding HAMP domain-containing sensor histidine kinase — protein sequence MRRPRFGRSASLRTRVALAAAAAAAAVVAVFTVLTSVVLASNDAAQLDRRLDAIIDASVYDQTNGVLQTGRSKTTGQVVFQRGFQLPSLPPGTQTVTVNGIEYRVRTIPVNQQGGPLLMSVGIRADSILLNRARIPLYSTVGVITVLFAGGLGWVLAGPAIRPLRRLTEQTMRLGKGSDRMTAVRGAREAEELSDAMADMLARLAEAQLATTNSLQAAQDFAANAAHELRTPLTAMRADLDTLRIHDLPAEERDEVVGDLARAQRRVEAIITALGQLASGQLAQAEDRELIDVTDMLDRVARENGRMGNRSDAVEIVVQSDEALGTIWGWPGGLRLAVDNLVRNAAAHGGATRIVLTAHRHPSADGSGEALSIVVDDNGRGLPADEHDFVMGRFARGSTAAAGGSGLGLALVAQQAALHRGGIELSDGPLGGLRATLTVSTAPEPEPGVDPVESVRGFFGGEPGPLRRGANRVAEWRSKGRPPPRS from the coding sequence GTGCGTCGACCCCGCTTCGGCAGGTCCGCGTCGCTGCGCACCCGCGTGGCGCTGGCCGCCGCGGCCGCCGCGGCCGCCGTCGTCGCGGTGTTCACCGTGCTGACCTCGGTGGTGCTGGCCAGCAACGACGCCGCGCAGCTCGACCGGCGGCTGGACGCCATCATCGACGCCAGCGTCTACGACCAGACCAACGGCGTGCTGCAGACCGGCCGGTCGAAGACGACGGGCCAGGTGGTGTTCCAGCGCGGATTCCAGCTGCCGAGCCTGCCGCCGGGCACCCAGACCGTCACGGTCAACGGCATCGAGTACCGGGTGCGCACGATACCGGTCAACCAGCAGGGCGGCCCGCTGCTGATGTCGGTCGGCATCCGCGCCGACAGCATCCTGCTGAACCGCGCCCGCATCCCGCTGTACTCCACGGTCGGCGTCATCACCGTGCTGTTCGCCGGGGGTCTCGGCTGGGTGCTGGCCGGTCCGGCGATCAGACCGCTGCGCAGGCTCACCGAGCAGACCATGCGGCTCGGCAAGGGCAGTGACCGGATGACCGCGGTCCGCGGTGCCCGCGAGGCCGAGGAGCTCTCCGACGCGATGGCCGACATGCTGGCGCGGCTCGCCGAGGCGCAGCTGGCGACGACGAACTCGCTGCAGGCGGCTCAGGACTTCGCCGCCAACGCCGCCCACGAGCTGCGCACCCCGCTGACCGCGATGCGTGCGGACCTCGACACGCTGCGCATCCACGACCTGCCCGCGGAGGAACGCGACGAGGTGGTCGGCGACCTGGCGCGGGCCCAGCGTCGCGTCGAGGCCATCATCACCGCGCTCGGTCAGCTCGCGTCGGGCCAACTCGCACAGGCCGAGGACCGCGAACTGATCGACGTCACCGACATGCTCGACCGGGTCGCCCGCGAGAACGGCCGGATGGGCAACCGCAGCGACGCGGTCGAGATCGTCGTCCAGAGCGACGAGGCGCTCGGCACGATCTGGGGCTGGCCCGGCGGGTTGCGCCTCGCGGTCGACAACCTGGTGCGCAACGCGGCCGCCCACGGCGGCGCCACGCGCATCGTCCTGACGGCGCACCGGCATCCGTCGGCCGACGGCAGCGGCGAGGCGCTCAGCATCGTCGTCGACGACAACGGCCGCGGGCTGCCCGCCGACGAGCACGACTTCGTGATGGGCCGGTTCGCGCGTGGAAGTACCGCTGCCGCAGGCGGTTCCGGGCTCGGACTGGCGCTGGTGGCCCAGCAGGCGGCGCTCCACCGCGGCGGGATCGAACTGTCCGACGGTCCCCTCGGCGGCCTCCGTGCGACGTTGACCGTGTCGACGGCGCCGGAACCCGAGCCGGGCGTCGACCCCGTCGAGTCGGTCAGAGGCTTCTTCGGTGGCGAGCCAGGGCCCCTGCGCCGAGGCGCCAACCGAGTAGCAGAATGGCGGTCGAAAGGAAGGCCACCGCCACGAAGCTGA
- a CDS encoding M13 family metallopeptidase: MTLEATHSGIDLSYVDDDARPQDDLFGHVNGRWLADYDIPADRATDGAFRLLADRAEEQVRDLIVEASETPSEPDTDAQRVGDLYASFMDTETVARVGVQPLLDELATIDAAADPTALAAVLGGLQRTGVGGGTGLYVDTDSKDSTRYLLHLSQSGLGLPDESYYRDAKHADILAAYPGHIARMFALVYGPSDAHADTAARIVALETRIAAAHWDVIKRRDADLTYNLRAFDDLTAEAPGFDWAGWITAIGTTTEAAAEVVVRQPDALVAFAGLWASEDLEDWKRWLRWRLISSRSSMLTDALVEENFDFYGRTLSGTEQIRDRWKRGVSIVESLMGDAVGKLYVERHFPPDAKARMDELVANLREAYRVSIDTLEWMTPETRERALAKLDKFTPKIGYPVRWRDYPGLVIDRADLYGNYRRGNESGYARELAKLGGPVDRDEWFMTPQTVNAYYNPGMNEIVFPAAILQPPFFDADADDAANYGGIGAVIGHEIGHGFDDQGAKYDGDGNLVDWWTDRDRAEFGTRTKALIEQYDQFVPRQLHDGQHVNGAFTVGENIGDLGGLSIALLAYQLSLGGKPAPVIDGLTGVQRVFYGWAQVWRTKSRDAEAIRRLAIDPHSPPEFRCNGIVRNLDAFYEAFDVTEADALYLEPERRVSIWN; the protein is encoded by the coding sequence GTGACCTTGGAAGCGACCCACTCCGGTATCGACCTGTCCTACGTCGACGACGACGCCCGCCCCCAGGACGACCTGTTCGGCCACGTCAACGGCCGCTGGTTGGCCGACTACGACATCCCCGCCGATCGCGCGACCGACGGCGCCTTCCGGTTGCTTGCCGACCGCGCCGAGGAACAGGTGCGCGATCTCATCGTCGAGGCGAGCGAGACGCCCAGCGAGCCGGACACCGACGCGCAGCGCGTCGGTGACCTGTACGCCAGCTTCATGGACACCGAGACCGTCGCACGCGTCGGCGTGCAGCCGCTGCTCGACGAGTTGGCGACCATCGACGCGGCCGCGGACCCCACCGCCCTGGCGGCCGTGCTCGGCGGCTTGCAGCGCACCGGCGTGGGCGGCGGCACCGGCCTGTACGTCGACACCGACTCCAAGGACTCCACGCGCTACCTGCTTCACCTGTCGCAGTCCGGCCTCGGACTGCCCGACGAGTCCTACTACCGCGACGCCAAGCACGCCGATATCCTCGCCGCCTATCCCGGCCACATCGCGCGGATGTTCGCCCTCGTCTACGGCCCGTCGGACGCCCACGCCGACACCGCGGCCCGAATCGTGGCTCTGGAGACCAGGATTGCGGCTGCGCACTGGGACGTCATCAAGCGCCGCGACGCGGATCTGACCTACAACCTGCGCGCGTTCGATGACCTGACCGCCGAGGCGCCCGGCTTCGACTGGGCCGGCTGGATCACCGCGATCGGCACCACCACCGAGGCCGCCGCCGAGGTCGTCGTCCGTCAGCCCGACGCCCTGGTCGCGTTCGCAGGGCTGTGGGCGAGTGAGGATCTCGAGGACTGGAAGCGGTGGCTGCGCTGGCGGCTGATCAGCTCGCGGTCGTCGATGCTCACCGACGCGCTGGTCGAGGAGAACTTCGACTTCTACGGTCGCACGCTGAGCGGCACCGAGCAGATCCGCGACCGCTGGAAGCGCGGCGTGTCCATCGTCGAGAGTCTGATGGGCGACGCCGTCGGCAAGCTGTACGTCGAACGGCACTTCCCGCCGGATGCCAAGGCGCGCATGGACGAATTGGTCGCCAACCTGCGGGAGGCCTACCGCGTCAGCATCGACACCCTCGAGTGGATGACGCCGGAGACGCGCGAGCGCGCGCTCGCCAAGCTCGACAAGTTCACCCCGAAGATCGGGTACCCGGTGCGGTGGCGGGACTACCCGGGACTCGTCATCGACCGCGCCGACCTGTACGGAAACTACCGGCGCGGCAACGAAAGTGGCTACGCCCGCGAGCTGGCGAAGCTCGGCGGCCCGGTGGACCGCGACGAGTGGTTCATGACACCGCAGACCGTGAATGCCTACTACAACCCCGGCATGAACGAAATCGTCTTTCCCGCAGCGATTCTGCAGCCGCCGTTCTTCGATGCCGATGCCGACGACGCCGCCAACTACGGTGGCATCGGCGCCGTCATCGGACACGAGATCGGCCACGGCTTCGACGACCAGGGCGCCAAGTACGACGGCGACGGCAACCTCGTCGACTGGTGGACCGACCGCGATCGGGCCGAATTCGGTACGCGGACGAAGGCTTTGATCGAACAGTACGACCAGTTCGTACCGCGCCAGCTGCACGACGGCCAGCACGTGAACGGAGCGTTCACCGTCGGCGAGAACATCGGTGACCTCGGCGGCCTGTCGATCGCGCTGCTGGCCTATCAGCTGTCCCTCGGCGGCAAGCCCGCACCGGTGATCGACGGGCTGACCGGCGTGCAGCGGGTGTTCTACGGCTGGGCTCAGGTGTGGCGCACCAAGTCTCGCGACGCCGAGGCCATCCGCCGACTGGCCATCGACCCGCACTCGCCGCCGGAGTTCCGGTGCAACGGCATCGTGCGCAACCTCGACGCGTTCTACGAGGCGTTCGACGTCACCGAGGCCGACGCGCTGTACCTCGAACCCGAACGCCGCGTCAGCATCTGGAACTAA
- a CDS encoding XRE family transcriptional regulator translates to MTLTTDGRGDAAGRPNPAATARRRSGVDQRPVEFWPTSAIREALETDDLTVWQRIVVAIKRDPYGRTARQVEEILEQAPPYGVSKALDEVLTRTRAHLEANECAEVARHIHMLLQRSGLGHDEFASRIGIPGDQFAAYLDGVRSPAASLMIRMRRLSDRFARMRHGDCPPPSR, encoded by the coding sequence GTGACGTTGACGACGGACGGGCGTGGAGACGCCGCCGGCCGCCCGAACCCCGCGGCCACGGCGCGCCGGCGGTCGGGGGTCGATCAGCGACCGGTCGAATTCTGGCCGACGTCGGCGATCCGCGAGGCGCTGGAGACCGACGACCTGACGGTGTGGCAGCGCATCGTCGTGGCGATCAAGCGCGACCCCTACGGCCGGACCGCGCGGCAGGTCGAGGAGATCTTGGAGCAGGCGCCGCCCTACGGCGTCTCCAAGGCCCTCGACGAAGTGCTGACCCGCACCCGGGCGCATCTCGAGGCCAACGAATGCGCCGAGGTGGCCCGTCACATTCACATGCTGCTGCAGCGCTCGGGTCTCGGCCACGACGAGTTCGCGTCGCGCATCGGCATTCCCGGTGACCAGTTCGCGGCCTACCTCGACGGCGTCCGCAGCCCCGCGGCCTCGCTGATGATCAGGATGCGGCGGCTGTCCGACCGGTTCGCGCGGATGCGCCACGGTGACTGCCCGCCGCCGTCGCGCTAG
- a CDS encoding M23 family metallopeptidase: MPRAVRTSLALLAAAVLTASCSAPAEKPSASSTSATPSQTPPLAPPAQVTPVLATVVAAPVPVPTTDGKRHLAYELQLTNTQAANVTLTSLSVRAAGRDLLVLAGARLAYWTRVLGASQTPTATLGPGQAGIVWLDVVLDASAPVPTELSHTIAVDLAAPMPPLLPAHMSEDGVAPVTVSTEQPAVISPPLDGPRWLDGDSCCDMTGHRMAMNPLDGSLWAAERFAVDYVQLSPNGTLFSGDRAAPQSYPYFGAAIHAVADGPVVAVLDGLPEQVAGRSPTGLPLDQYGGNHVVQDISGGGAEKRYAFYAHLQTGSVKVKPGDQLSTGQVIANLGNSGNTDAPHLHFHVMSTPDPLRSNGLPFVFKDFSLAGRLASMDALDAVMAGAPAPMAPGFAPRDESGVGPLVLDVMSYA; encoded by the coding sequence ATGCCCCGTGCCGTCCGAACGTCGCTCGCCCTCCTCGCTGCGGCAGTCCTGACGGCCTCGTGTAGCGCCCCGGCCGAAAAGCCGTCTGCCAGTTCGACTTCCGCGACGCCGTCGCAGACCCCGCCGCTGGCGCCACCCGCACAGGTGACCCCCGTCCTGGCGACGGTGGTGGCCGCCCCCGTTCCCGTGCCCACCACCGACGGCAAGCGGCATCTGGCCTACGAACTACAGCTGACCAACACCCAGGCGGCCAACGTCACGCTGACGTCGCTGTCCGTCAGGGCCGCAGGCCGGGATCTGCTGGTGCTGGCCGGCGCACGGCTGGCGTACTGGACCCGCGTGCTGGGCGCCTCGCAGACGCCGACGGCCACCCTCGGCCCGGGCCAGGCGGGCATCGTGTGGCTCGACGTGGTGCTCGACGCCTCGGCTCCGGTGCCCACCGAACTGTCCCACACCATCGCCGTCGACCTGGCCGCGCCGATGCCGCCGCTGCTGCCGGCGCACATGTCCGAGGACGGCGTGGCGCCCGTGACCGTGTCCACCGAACAGCCCGCCGTCATCTCCCCGCCGCTGGACGGCCCGCGCTGGCTGGACGGTGACAGCTGCTGCGACATGACCGGACATCGGATGGCCATGAACCCGCTGGACGGAAGTCTTTGGGCCGCAGAGCGTTTCGCGGTCGACTACGTGCAGCTGAGCCCCAACGGCACACTCTTCTCCGGGGATCGCGCCGCACCGCAGAGCTATCCCTACTTCGGCGCGGCCATCCATGCCGTGGCCGACGGGCCCGTGGTCGCCGTGCTCGACGGGCTGCCCGAGCAGGTGGCGGGCCGCAGCCCGACCGGCTTACCGCTCGACCAGTACGGCGGCAATCACGTCGTGCAGGACATCTCCGGCGGAGGCGCCGAGAAGAGATACGCGTTCTACGCCCATCTGCAGACGGGCTCGGTCAAGGTCAAACCCGGCGACCAACTCAGCACGGGTCAGGTCATCGCCAACCTCGGCAACAGCGGCAACACCGACGCGCCGCATTTGCACTTCCACGTGATGAGCACCCCGGATCCGTTGCGCTCCAACGGTTTACCGTTCGTGTTCAAGGACTTCTCCCTCGCGGGCCGGCTGGCGTCGATGGACGCCCTCGACGCTGTGATGGCCGGCGCCCCGGCCCCGATGGCGCCGGGCTTCGCACCGCGCGACGAGAGCGGCGTCGGACCGCTGGTGCTGGACGTGATGAGCTATGCGTAA
- a CDS encoding L,D-transpeptidase gives MPQQSLNYRRRVRRLQTVIAAAGLVGGLVVGSPAAWADPDANPDPSVIDAQQPVEQPAPEPAPAPFGFAPPADPMAPPAADPLAPPSPAPVAAAPTVIPAGTPAGQDPTPYTGPPVFAPPSFNPLNGSMVGVAKPIYINFARPIANRQMAQAAVHVSSVPPVPGKFYWLSDTQLRWRPIDFWPANTVVNVDAGGTKSSFRTGESLVATVDNTTHQMQVVRNGTLEKTFPVSMGEKGHDTPNGTYYVLEKFPSIVMDSATYGVPSTAAGGYKVTVQNAVRIDNSGNFVHSAPWSVADQGKRNVSHGCINLSAANAQWFYDNFGSGDPIVVKNSVGTYNQNDGAQDWQM, from the coding sequence ATGCCCCAGCAATCTTTGAATTACCGTCGACGCGTCCGCAGGCTGCAGACGGTGATCGCCGCTGCCGGGCTGGTCGGCGGCCTGGTGGTCGGTAGCCCGGCCGCCTGGGCCGACCCCGACGCCAACCCCGACCCCTCGGTCATCGATGCGCAACAGCCCGTCGAGCAGCCGGCGCCCGAACCCGCACCGGCGCCGTTCGGCTTCGCGCCGCCCGCCGACCCGATGGCGCCCCCGGCCGCCGATCCGCTCGCCCCGCCGTCGCCCGCACCGGTGGCCGCTGCGCCGACCGTCATTCCGGCGGGCACGCCCGCAGGGCAGGACCCGACGCCGTACACCGGCCCCCCGGTCTTCGCGCCCCCGAGCTTCAACCCGCTCAACGGCTCGATGGTCGGCGTCGCCAAGCCGATCTACATCAACTTCGCCCGCCCCATCGCCAACCGGCAGATGGCGCAGGCCGCCGTGCACGTGTCGTCGGTGCCGCCGGTACCCGGAAAGTTCTACTGGCTCAGCGACACTCAGCTGCGCTGGCGCCCCATCGACTTCTGGCCCGCGAACACGGTCGTGAACGTCGACGCCGGTGGCACGAAGTCGAGCTTCCGCACGGGTGAGTCGCTGGTGGCGACCGTCGACAACACCACCCACCAGATGCAGGTCGTCCGCAACGGCACGCTGGAGAAGACGTTCCCGGTGTCGATGGGGGAGAAGGGCCACGACACCCCCAACGGCACCTACTACGTCCTGGAGAAGTTCCCCTCGATCGTGATGGACTCGGCGACCTACGGCGTGCCGAGCACCGCGGCGGGCGGTTACAAGGTGACGGTGCAGAACGCCGTGCGGATCGACAACAGCGGCAACTTCGTGCACAGCGCCCCGTGGTCGGTCGCCGACCAGGGCAAGCGCAATGTCAGCCACGGCTGCATCAACCTCAGCGCCGCCAACGCGCAGTGGTTCTACGACAACTTCGGCAGCGGCGACCCGATCGTCGTGAAGAATTCCGTCGGCACCTACAACCAGAACGACGGTGCCCAGGACTGGCAGATGTAG
- a CDS encoding DUF3054 domain-containing protein — MRNRAAGALLADVACVILFCAIGRRSHAEGLTVAGVAETAWPFLSGTAVGWLASRAWQRPTSLAPTGLAVWLCTVVVGMALRKATSAGTALSFVAVAFLSTAILLLGWRLGAGALARHRRSL; from the coding sequence ATGCGTAACCGCGCCGCGGGCGCACTGCTCGCCGACGTCGCCTGCGTGATCCTGTTCTGCGCCATCGGACGACGCAGCCACGCCGAGGGGCTCACGGTGGCCGGCGTCGCCGAGACCGCGTGGCCGTTCCTGTCCGGCACGGCGGTCGGCTGGCTGGCGAGCCGGGCCTGGCAGCGCCCGACGTCGCTGGCACCGACGGGCCTGGCGGTCTGGCTGTGCACCGTCGTCGTCGGAATGGCGTTGCGCAAGGCCACTTCTGCGGGCACCGCCCTCAGCTTCGTGGCGGTGGCCTTCCTTTCGACCGCCATTCTGCTACTCGGTTGGCGCCTCGGCGCAGGGGCCCTGGCTCGCCACCGAAGAAGCCTCTGA
- a CDS encoding response regulator transcription factor, translating into MVDDDPDVRTSVSRGLRHSGFDVRVAATGKEALRLLSNESHDALVLDVQMPELDGVAVVTALRALGNDIPICVLSARDTVNDRIAGLEAGADDYLTKPFDLGELVARLHALLRRSSLSDRSSDTMTVGPLTIDTARRLVFVDGERAELTKREFDLLAVLAENSGKVLSRQRLLELVWGYDFDVDTNVADVFISYLRRKLEREGHPRVIHTVRGIGYVLRDEP; encoded by the coding sequence ATGGTGGACGACGACCCGGACGTCAGGACGTCGGTGTCGCGCGGGCTGCGTCACTCCGGGTTCGACGTCAGGGTCGCGGCGACGGGCAAGGAGGCGCTGCGGCTGCTGTCCAACGAATCGCACGACGCGCTGGTGCTCGACGTGCAGATGCCGGAGTTGGACGGGGTCGCCGTCGTCACGGCGCTGCGGGCGCTCGGCAATGACATCCCGATCTGCGTGCTGTCGGCGCGCGACACCGTCAACGATCGCATCGCCGGGCTTGAGGCGGGCGCCGACGACTACCTGACCAAGCCGTTCGACCTCGGCGAGCTGGTGGCCCGGCTGCACGCGCTGCTGCGGCGGTCGAGTCTGTCCGACCGGTCGTCGGACACCATGACGGTGGGGCCGCTGACCATCGACACGGCGCGGCGGCTGGTGTTCGTCGACGGCGAACGCGCCGAGCTGACCAAGCGGGAGTTCGACCTGCTGGCCGTGCTGGCCGAGAACAGCGGCAAGGTGCTGTCGCGGCAGCGGCTGCTCGAACTGGTGTGGGGCTATGACTTCGACGTCGACACCAACGTCGCCGACGTCTTCATCAGCTATCTGCGACGCAAACTCGAGCGCGAAGGCCACCCCCGGGTGATCCACACCGTTCGCGGAATCGGGTACGTCCTGCGCGACGAGCCCTGA